One genomic segment of bacterium includes these proteins:
- a CDS encoding aspartate kinase, translating to DREMDMLMSSGEQISMAVLSMAIQAMGYDAISLTGPQAEIITDSSHRRARITDIKATRVKEELEKGRIVIVAGFQGIGDDNEITTLGRGGSDTTAVALAYALKAEICEIYTDVDGVYTADPRIVPNARKLDIICYEAMLELASMGAKVLQTRSVELANKYGVRLLVALAHDEIPGTIIKEEDSSMEQVLVRGIAHNLDEAKFTVWHVPDKPGVAAGIFTMLAEKGINVDMIIQNIGADGFTDLSFTVSTEDIEKTNALAELIKNSIGAEEVTCNEDIAKISVVGVGMRSHAGVAMKLFQALADHDINIEMISTSEIKISVVVSKDRAGDAVRALHDAFELGG from the coding sequence CGACCGTGAAATGGACATGCTCATGTCGAGCGGGGAACAGATATCGATGGCGGTGCTTTCGATGGCGATACAGGCGATGGGATACGATGCCATTTCGCTTACCGGACCGCAGGCCGAGATTATCACCGATTCTTCCCACCGTCGGGCCCGTATCACGGATATCAAGGCTACCCGTGTCAAGGAGGAACTGGAAAAGGGCCGGATAGTTATTGTCGCGGGATTCCAGGGTATCGGAGATGACAACGAGATCACCACGCTCGGCAGGGGAGGCTCGGACACCACCGCTGTTGCACTGGCGTATGCGCTCAAAGCGGAAATCTGTGAAATTTACACGGATGTGGATGGCGTTTATACCGCTGACCCCCGAATCGTACCCAATGCACGGAAACTCGATATCATATGTTATGAGGCCATGCTGGAACTGGCAAGCATGGGAGCAAAAGTACTCCAGACACGGTCTGTCGAGCTTGCAAATAAATACGGCGTCAGGCTTTTGGTGGCTCTTGCCCACGATGAAATTCCTGGTACTATAATAAAGGAGGAGGATAGTTCAATGGAACAGGTGCTTGTACGGGGTATAGCACACAACCTTGATGAAGCCAAGTTCACCGTATGGCACGTTCCGGATAAGCCGGGTGTCGCCGCCGGAATTTTTACAATGCTGGCGGAAAAGGGTATCAATGTTGACATGATTATTCAAAATATCGGCGCCGACGGGTTTACCGATCTGTCGTTCACCGTATCCACCGAGGATATCGAAAAGACCAATGCGCTGGCTGAACTGATAAAAAACAGCATCGGAGCGGAAGAGGTCACCTGCAATGAAGATATCGCCAAAATCAGCGTAGTCGGTGTCGGAATGCGCTCTCATGCAGGAGTTGCAATGAAGTTGTTCCAGGCGCTCGCCGATCATGATATCAACATCGAAATGATCAGCACATCGGAAATCAAGATATCGGTTGTTGTCTCCAAAGACAGGGCAGGAGATGCCGTACGGGCCCTCCACGACGCATTCGAGCTCGGGGGATAA
- a CDS encoding aspartate-semialdehyde dehydrogenase — protein sequence MGFNVCVAGATGNVGRTMLKILEERNFPVDRIRLLASSRSVGKTLSFRGNDIEVEELALDSFEKGELVLSSPGGSVSKWYVPSAIKAGALIIDNTSAFRMDKDVPLVVPEVNPHEAFKHHGIIANPNCSTIQMVVVLKPLHDVARILRIVVSTYQAVSGAGIAAIKELENQSRAVLDGVAPERSVFPHRIAFNCIPQIPQKNAFGSNFYSEEEMKMVNETRKIMMDPTIAVTATTVRVPVFTGHSESVNIETERKLTRNEAIAILKKAPGVTVMDDPVNQVYPLACEAEGKDATFVGRIREDISHERALDMWIVSDNLRKGAALNAVQIAELFIS from the coding sequence ATGGGATTTAATGTATGTGTGGCCGGCGCCACGGGGAATGTTGGCCGCACGATGCTGAAGATACTGGAGGAACGGAACTTCCCGGTTGACAGGATTCGTCTGCTGGCGTCATCGAGAAGTGTGGGTAAAACCCTGTCATTCAGGGGCAACGATATCGAGGTCGAGGAGCTTGCGCTCGATTCATTCGAGAAGGGCGAGCTCGTGCTGAGCTCTCCGGGAGGCTCGGTGTCGAAGTGGTACGTTCCCTCGGCGATAAAAGCCGGAGCGCTCATCATCGACAATACGAGCGCTTTCAGGATGGACAAGGATGTTCCCCTCGTGGTTCCGGAAGTCAATCCGCACGAGGCATTCAAACATCACGGAATTATCGCAAATCCCAACTGTTCGACGATACAGATGGTGGTTGTGCTGAAGCCGCTCCATGATGTCGCACGGATACTGCGGATTGTGGTTTCGACCTATCAGGCTGTCTCCGGCGCCGGTATTGCAGCGATAAAAGAGCTCGAAAACCAGTCGAGAGCTGTTCTTGACGGCGTGGCTCCCGAACGTTCGGTTTTTCCTCACAGGATCGCGTTTAACTGTATTCCCCAGATTCCTCAGAAAAACGCCTTCGGTAGTAACTTTTACTCCGAAGAAGAAATGAAGATGGTCAACGAGACCAGAAAGATCATGATGGACCCGACGATAGCGGTCACCGCAACAACTGTTCGCGTGCCTGTTTTTACGGGCCATTCGGAGTCCGTTAATATCGAAACCGAACGCAAGCTCACGAGGAACGAGGCGATAGCGATCCTTAAAAAAGCGCCGGGTGTCACCGTAATGGATGATCCGGTCAATCAGGTATACCCGCTTGCATGTGAAGCGGAAGGCAAGGATGCGACTTTCGTAGGGAGAATCCGGGAGGATATCTCCCACGAGCGTGCGCTCGATATGTGGATTGTTTCCGATAACCTGCGGAAAGGCGCCGCTCTCAATGCAGTCCAGATAGCCGAATTATTTATTTCATAA
- a CDS encoding methyltransferase domain-containing protein — protein MSRVSKKPWYEDYFGPDYLLIDIQEHTAREVEFLCEVLNLGRRTRLLDAGCGYGRHLLPLAGRGIPVVGCDLSEYMLRELKRRFRKAVGETDKHERNNLKAWMTGGPRLVRCDTRALPFRHEFDCIINMFNSFGYFKEERDNYTMLASIAEALKPGGLFLIDLVNRDFVLRFNTRKEWFEHGDAVILENKWFDPVLNRSEIDVTVIDKHRKRSYHHSIRLYSYTELAMLLEAAGFRIKAVFGGFNGEQFDINHDRMLILAQTLEGEAA, from the coding sequence ATGTCCCGTGTCAGCAAAAAACCCTGGTATGAGGATTATTTCGGACCCGATTATCTCCTTATCGATATACAGGAGCATACCGCCCGTGAGGTCGAGTTTCTCTGTGAGGTCTTGAACCTTGGCCGGAGAACACGTCTTCTGGATGCCGGCTGCGGATATGGCCGTCATCTCCTGCCGCTTGCGGGACGCGGCATTCCCGTAGTGGGCTGTGATTTATCCGAATACATGCTCCGGGAATTGAAACGCCGTTTCAGGAAGGCTGTGGGGGAAACGGACAAACATGAACGGAACAATCTGAAAGCATGGATGACGGGCGGACCCCGTCTCGTCCGCTGTGACACCAGAGCGCTGCCGTTCCGTCATGAATTCGACTGCATTATCAATATGTTCAATTCTTTCGGATATTTTAAAGAGGAGCGCGACAATTATACCATGCTGGCCTCGATTGCCGAAGCGCTCAAGCCGGGGGGTCTGTTTCTCATCGATCTCGTCAACCGTGACTTCGTATTACGGTTCAATACGCGGAAAGAGTGGTTTGAGCACGGTGATGCGGTCATTCTTGAGAACAAGTGGTTCGATCCGGTGCTGAATCGTTCCGAAATTGATGTGACAGTTATTGACAAACACAGGAAAAGAAGTTATCATCACTCCATACGTCTCTATTCATATACGGAACTCGCAATGCTCCTTGAGGCAGCCGGATTCAGAATAAAAGCTGTTTTTGGCGGATTTAACGGGGAGCAGTTTGATATTAATCACGACCGTATGCTGATACTTGCCCAAACTCTCGAAGGGGAGGCTGCATGA
- a CDS encoding MBL fold metallo-hydrolase — MRVTFWGTRGSLPTPMDTAEFRIKAKRLLMNARDIDLSDEMAVDEYLDNSALPHAMTFGGNTPCIEVTEGDEHLIFDCGSGMRVLGHSMMKSGFTPGSRIDIFQTHTHWDHIMGFPFFAPALAGRADIHIYGVHPGLKERFGQQMDRIHFPITMDEMSSSVTFHQLSSGEKVTVGAFTVSNKGLHHPGGSYAYRINAGNRCLVFATDGEYNDPNNEGLDGYVDFFRDSDVLIFDAMYATLEQTVEKENYGHSTAVIGVDLALSASVGKLVLFHHDPESNDTQIAKSYLDARKYLKNREHEFPGNGLSIVTSYDGLVLDV; from the coding sequence ATGAGGGTAACATTCTGGGGAACACGAGGCTCGCTCCCGACACCGATGGATACAGCGGAGTTCAGAATAAAAGCAAAACGCCTGCTCATGAACGCCCGTGATATCGACCTCAGTGATGAAATGGCTGTTGATGAATATCTCGACAACAGTGCTCTTCCCCATGCAATGACCTTCGGCGGAAACACGCCCTGTATCGAGGTTACCGAGGGTGACGAGCACCTCATATTCGACTGCGGCTCGGGAATGAGAGTTCTCGGCCACAGCATGATGAAAAGCGGTTTTACCCCTGGCAGCCGTATCGACATTTTCCAGACGCATACCCACTGGGATCACATCATGGGATTCCCCTTTTTCGCTCCGGCTTTAGCAGGCCGCGCCGATATCCATATCTATGGTGTGCATCCCGGCCTCAAGGAGCGTTTCGGGCAGCAGATGGATCGTATCCATTTTCCCATAACGATGGATGAGATGAGCTCCTCCGTCACGTTTCATCAGCTTTCGAGCGGCGAGAAAGTGACCGTGGGCGCATTCACCGTCTCCAACAAAGGGCTTCATCACCCCGGCGGCTCGTATGCATACCGTATTAATGCGGGGAACAGGTGCCTGGTTTTCGCCACGGACGGCGAATACAACGACCCCAACAATGAGGGATTGGACGGATATGTTGACTTTTTCAGAGACTCCGATGTGCTGATTTTCGATGCGATGTATGCAACGCTCGAACAGACCGTTGAAAAAGAGAATTACGGTCACTCGACCGCGGTTATCGGAGTCGATCTGGCTCTGAGCGCCTCGGTCGGTAAGCTCGTCCTCTTTCACCACGACCCCGAAAGCAACGATACACAGATTGCCAAATCCTACCTCGATGCCCGGAAATACCTCAAGAATCGTGAGCATGAATTCCCCGGCAACGGGCTGTCGATTGTCACATCGTACGACGGTCTCGTGCTCGATGTCTAA
- a CDS encoding methylenetetrahydrofolate reductase C-terminal domain-containing protein, whose protein sequence is MADTTNTFQHLIENTDTFVITCEHIPGRVSRDKKLDEIIAFAGKCHESGLVHALTLTDNPGGAPAIFPDFLAAEIEKTGIPVIVHFSAKDMNRNLVESRALALDRMGIRNVLVMSGDYQALGQAGLPMPVFDNDPIHILTMLTLMNKGWRVAFPDRSLEECPRTDFFHGAVVSPFKFTEPGILLQFYKMEMKARAGARYFVTQLGFDAAKLRDLKSYRETHNIKLPVLGSVFILRKGAAGAMHRGEIPGSFITDEFWNVICKEAEESDKGRAASLERAAMHVAVLMGLGYRGAHIEAMILKFDMVETILGRANELKPQWEECAEKLAFAPGGSFYLGKTGATARSKATGKLRSGWPVYLVMRMLHKLLFTKTGGLSGLMRAVSRVLDRVKPLGFLSHLAEWITKIALFDCRDCGDCALPELQFLCPQSQCPKQERNGPCGGSRLDACEVYPDRPCVWNRVYTRAKAYNELEGLRTTIIGPRDWKLQKTSGWVNFHLNYDHTGYDYTEFFNAPERKTD, encoded by the coding sequence ATGGCAGACACAACCAACACATTTCAGCACCTCATTGAAAACACGGACACGTTTGTCATAACCTGCGAACATATTCCCGGCAGGGTATCGCGCGACAAAAAGCTCGATGAAATAATCGCATTTGCAGGGAAATGCCATGAATCGGGGCTCGTGCATGCCCTGACCCTCACCGATAATCCCGGCGGGGCACCAGCCATCTTTCCTGATTTCCTTGCTGCGGAGATCGAAAAGACCGGCATTCCGGTTATCGTCCACTTCAGCGCCAAAGACATGAACCGCAACTTGGTCGAGTCGAGAGCGCTCGCCCTCGACCGCATGGGTATCAGGAACGTGCTCGTCATGAGCGGCGACTACCAGGCTCTGGGTCAGGCCGGTCTTCCCATGCCGGTGTTCGATAACGATCCCATCCACATTCTGACAATGCTCACCCTCATGAACAAGGGCTGGCGTGTTGCATTCCCCGACCGCTCGCTCGAAGAGTGTCCCAGAACGGACTTTTTCCACGGCGCCGTTGTGTCTCCGTTCAAGTTCACCGAGCCGGGGATTCTGCTCCAGTTTTACAAAATGGAGATGAAAGCCCGTGCCGGTGCCCGCTATTTCGTTACCCAGCTCGGATTCGATGCGGCCAAGCTCCGGGACCTGAAATCGTACCGTGAAACGCACAACATCAAACTGCCCGTCCTCGGCAGTGTGTTCATTCTCAGAAAGGGTGCTGCCGGAGCCATGCACCGCGGCGAGATTCCCGGCTCTTTCATCACGGACGAGTTCTGGAATGTCATCTGTAAAGAGGCCGAAGAGAGCGACAAGGGCCGCGCCGCCTCGCTCGAACGAGCTGCGATGCACGTGGCGGTGCTCATGGGTCTCGGATACCGCGGGGCTCACATCGAGGCGATGATCCTCAAGTTCGACATGGTCGAAACCATCCTCGGCCGGGCGAACGAACTGAAACCGCAGTGGGAGGAGTGCGCCGAAAAACTCGCATTCGCACCCGGAGGCTCTTTCTACCTCGGAAAAACCGGCGCCACTGCGCGTTCAAAAGCGACGGGAAAACTCAGGAGCGGCTGGCCGGTCTATCTGGTCATGCGCATGCTCCACAAGCTCCTGTTCACCAAAACCGGCGGATTGAGCGGTCTCATGCGCGCAGTCTCACGGGTGCTCGACCGGGTCAAACCGCTCGGTTTCCTTTCACATCTGGCAGAATGGATAACGAAAATCGCTCTGTTCGACTGCCGTGACTGCGGCGACTGCGCCCTCCCCGAACTCCAGTTCCTCTGTCCGCAGTCCCAGTGCCCAAAGCAGGAGCGGAATGGCCCCTGCGGCGGGTCGAGGCTCGATGCATGCGAGGTCTACCCCGACCGTCCCTGTGTCTGGAACCGTGTGTACACGAGGGCGAAAGCCTACAACGAGCTGGAAGGCCTCCGCACAACCATCATCGGCCCGCGCGACTGGAAACTCCAGAAAACATCCGGCTGGGTGAACTTTCACCTCAATTACGATCACACGGGTTATGATTATACGGAGTTTTTTAACGCGCCGGAACGGAAAACAGATTAG
- a CDS encoding adenylate/guanylate cyclase domain-containing protein has translation MASKKENFVTYLAYILICLGTIVVVILLDRLEFFAKTEYTTYDMRFRIRGIEDYTDKVVIVGIDPQTLDLLGLIGVPPRNYHVKLIENLYNAGAKAVLFDILFLTYTGKKTTDNYTMSLEAAPSAVDSMLMDALFMYPNTIIARKQKVKTGKATTTSVGEPPLPIEMFQFPRQLAFVDMVLDSDKFVRRAQLLQDDTDPKMEWQYSFALKAAMFAMDADTAWIDTDKHLVHVGDRIIPLDSGNSMYINYCMDEQNYANSNGYISYEQVLDNESDTGIKALMQSGVFQDKVVLVGANFPESKDWESTPFYLGTKLFSSSELPMYGVHIHKNIASTIIDNRFLIPLKYWQSVLLIIIMAIITAFINFRFRGFTALFLSLLLIILFSGAALLLFIFNRLIIPIVAPSFATVVLMYLSAVTYNFLTERRQKAMIRGAFAHYVPGKVVSELLKDPGMLTLGGEERIMTVIFSDVAGFTTISESLTPTQLVELLNEYLTAMTDIVLQYDGIIDKYEGDAIMAEFGAPLPDDDHAVKACFAAIEMQKKLVEMRKKLKEEGRAELRARVGINSGVMVVGNMGSREIFDYTVMGDNVNLSSRLEGANKVYSTYIMCSEATRKMAENEIITRELDLIRVKGKTEGVKVHEIIARKSEGIDETKQRVIDAYNSGIVAYKERRWQDGINLFKEALAVDSEDGPSKVYLERCTEYLDNPPADDWDGIFTMRTK, from the coding sequence ATGGCTTCGAAAAAAGAAAATTTCGTGACGTATCTTGCGTACATTCTGATATGTCTGGGTACTATTGTTGTTGTTATTCTTCTGGACCGGCTTGAGTTTTTTGCAAAAACGGAATACACCACCTATGACATGCGATTCCGTATACGGGGAATCGAGGACTATACCGATAAAGTTGTCATTGTCGGCATCGATCCCCAGACGCTCGATCTTCTGGGACTCATCGGTGTGCCTCCCCGCAACTATCACGTGAAACTGATCGAGAACCTCTATAATGCCGGCGCGAAGGCGGTACTGTTCGATATTCTGTTTCTCACCTATACGGGGAAAAAGACTACCGATAACTATACCATGAGTCTCGAAGCGGCACCGTCCGCCGTTGACTCGATGCTTATGGACGCCCTGTTCATGTACCCCAATACCATAATTGCGCGCAAGCAGAAGGTGAAAACCGGGAAAGCCACTACCACTTCGGTCGGCGAACCTCCCCTTCCGATCGAGATGTTTCAGTTTCCGCGGCAGCTGGCATTTGTCGACATGGTGCTCGATTCGGACAAGTTCGTACGGCGCGCCCAGCTCCTGCAGGATGACACCGATCCGAAGATGGAATGGCAGTATTCCTTCGCCCTCAAAGCCGCCATGTTCGCCATGGATGCCGACACAGCATGGATCGACACCGATAAACATCTCGTCCATGTCGGCGACAGAATCATTCCCCTCGACAGTGGCAATTCCATGTACATAAACTATTGTATGGATGAACAGAATTACGCCAACAGTAACGGATATATTTCGTACGAACAGGTGCTCGACAATGAGAGCGATACGGGTATTAAAGCGCTTATGCAATCCGGGGTGTTCCAAGATAAGGTCGTCCTCGTGGGCGCCAATTTCCCCGAATCGAAGGACTGGGAATCAACCCCGTTTTACCTGGGCACAAAACTGTTCAGCTCATCCGAGCTTCCCATGTACGGTGTCCATATTCACAAGAACATCGCCTCGACGATTATCGACAACCGTTTTCTTATACCGCTCAAGTACTGGCAGAGTGTGCTTCTTATCATAATCATGGCAATTATCACCGCGTTTATAAACTTTCGTTTCAGAGGATTCACCGCGCTGTTTCTCTCCCTCCTGCTCATCATTCTTTTTTCCGGAGCAGCCTTATTGCTCTTTATTTTCAACAGGCTCATTATTCCCATCGTGGCGCCTTCCTTTGCCACGGTGGTTCTCATGTACCTGAGCGCCGTGACATACAACTTCCTGACAGAGCGCCGCCAGAAAGCCATGATCCGCGGCGCATTTGCCCATTACGTTCCCGGAAAGGTTGTCAGCGAGCTCCTGAAAGACCCGGGCATGCTCACGCTCGGAGGCGAGGAACGGATCATGACGGTTATTTTCAGTGATGTGGCCGGATTCACCACCATATCGGAAAGTCTTACCCCGACACAGCTCGTCGAGCTTCTCAACGAATATCTCACCGCGATGACCGATATCGTTCTGCAGTACGACGGCATCATAGACAAGTATGAGGGCGACGCCATCATGGCAGAGTTCGGGGCGCCGCTCCCCGACGATGATCATGCGGTCAAGGCGTGTTTTGCCGCCATCGAGATGCAGAAGAAGCTTGTCGAAATGCGTAAAAAACTGAAAGAGGAAGGGCGGGCTGAACTCCGTGCCCGTGTCGGTATCAATTCGGGAGTGATGGTTGTCGGGAACATGGGTTCGCGTGAGATTTTCGATTATACCGTCATGGGCGATAACGTCAACCTGAGCTCACGGCTCGAGGGGGCGAACAAGGTGTACAGCACCTATATAATGTGCAGCGAAGCGACACGAAAGATGGCAGAAAACGAAATTATAACCCGCGAGCTCGATCTCATCCGGGTAAAAGGAAAAACCGAGGGAGTCAAAGTCCACGAGATTATCGCCAGAAAATCCGAAGGGATCGATGAAACGAAACAGCGGGTGATCGATGCCTATAACAGCGGAATCGTTGCCTACAAAGAGCGCCGGTGGCAGGATGGCATCAACCTCTTTAAAGAAGCTCTTGCCGTCGATTCCGAGGACGGGCCCTCAAAAGTATATCTCGAACGGTGCACCGAATATCTCGATAATCCTCCTGCGGACGACTGGGACGGTATCTTCACCATGAGGACAAAATAA
- a CDS encoding SAM-dependent chlorinase/fluorinase, translating to MSGLVTLTTDFGTRDPYAGIMKGVLYSSNPNVTVIDITHDIAPHDIIDAAFTLARVFEYFPAGTVHVAVVDPEVGGQRKNVALKTDRSIFIGPDNGIFAMVLEKTKPNEIREITNPPFILDKISSTFHGRDVYAPCAGHLSSGKNFGDVGPVVERLKKLDFPEITYKGNVLIGEVIAIDSFGNLITNISRHSFKSFIGRQNAEIFFGPERFQKIMDHYSEVPKGSPLALFGSSGHLEISMNEGNAASYFMTAKGCKVSVRKS from the coding sequence ATGTCGGGGCTTGTAACACTCACCACGGATTTTGGAACGAGAGACCCTTATGCGGGTATCATGAAGGGAGTGCTGTACAGCTCGAATCCGAATGTCACCGTCATCGATATTACCCACGATATCGCTCCTCACGATATCATCGATGCTGCATTTACACTCGCACGGGTGTTCGAATACTTTCCTGCGGGCACCGTGCATGTGGCCGTTGTCGATCCCGAGGTCGGTGGTCAGCGGAAGAATGTCGCGCTGAAAACCGACCGTTCTATTTTCATCGGCCCCGATAATGGGATTTTCGCCATGGTTCTCGAAAAAACGAAACCGAACGAAATCCGGGAAATCACTAACCCGCCCTTTATACTCGATAAAATATCGAGTACCTTTCACGGCCGTGATGTCTATGCACCGTGCGCCGGGCACCTGTCTTCGGGAAAGAATTTCGGCGATGTCGGGCCGGTTGTCGAACGGCTCAAAAAGCTGGATTTTCCGGAAATCACCTACAAAGGCAATGTGCTTATCGGCGAGGTTATTGCCATCGACTCGTTCGGAAACCTTATCACCAATATTTCCCGGCATTCGTTCAAATCGTTCATCGGCAGACAGAACGCTGAGATTTTTTTCGGCCCGGAACGTTTCCAGAAAATCATGGACCACTACAGCGAGGTTCCGAAAGGTTCGCCGCTCGCCCTCTTCGGTTCATCGGGTCACCTCGAGATATCGATGAACGAAGGAAACGCCGCATCGTACTTCATGACGGCAAAGGGATGCAAGGTCAGCGTGAGGAAATCGTGA
- a CDS encoding class I SAM-dependent methyltransferase, with amino-acid sequence MEWYKRWFGEEYLLVYEHRDIREAEQEIALIRKILDLGENDLILDLCCGPGRHDVPLVLSGCRVIGLDYSMPLLRIAVDGRPPDSEYPLYVCADARNIPFRGESFDVVLNLFTSFGYFADEENAEFIRSMERILKPGGRYLIDYLNPPQVISGLVGESVREKEGMRITEKRRIDKASRRIEKTIVLCCDEHTQEFRESVRLYDPDELLGLLRDAGLTILGILGSVNGEPYCETSPRMIIHGLKQRGFQ; translated from the coding sequence ATGGAATGGTACAAGCGGTGGTTCGGCGAGGAATATCTCCTTGTCTACGAACACCGTGACATCCGTGAAGCCGAACAGGAAATTGCTTTAATCCGTAAAATTCTCGATCTCGGGGAGAACGATCTGATTCTCGACCTCTGCTGCGGTCCGGGACGGCATGATGTGCCGCTTGTCCTTTCGGGGTGCCGTGTTATCGGGCTGGACTATTCCATGCCGCTCCTCAGAATCGCCGTGGATGGCAGGCCGCCGGACAGTGAATATCCCCTCTATGTCTGCGCCGATGCCCGGAACATACCTTTCCGCGGGGAGTCGTTCGATGTCGTGCTCAATCTCTTCACATCGTTCGGCTATTTTGCCGACGAAGAAAACGCGGAATTTATCCGGTCCATGGAGCGGATACTCAAGCCCGGCGGGCGGTATCTCATTGACTATCTCAATCCTCCACAGGTAATTTCGGGACTTGTCGGGGAATCGGTACGGGAAAAGGAAGGGATGAGAATCACCGAGAAACGGCGGATCGATAAGGCATCGCGGCGGATCGAGAAGACCATTGTTCTCTGCTGTGATGAACATACGCAGGAATTCAGGGAATCCGTCCGGCTCTATGACCCCGATGAACTGCTCGGCCTGTTACGCGATGCGGGGCTTACCATTTTGGGCATTCTGGGCTCGGTAAATGGCGAACCGTACTGCGAAACATCTCCGCGAATGATTATTCACGGCCTCAAACAGCGGGGATTCCAATGA